The following coding sequences lie in one Mucilaginibacter sp. KACC 22773 genomic window:
- a CDS encoding response regulator, whose amino-acid sequence MDKITDKYHQPVNADAKRQDLLFDLKEVSKRTYQLGLSALSLGVFLSVYDAFIGMYVSSFLLACFCLAILMFVVLKWQDAIKDLTISIFSVICGLLVCLVLLEGLQTDQYLFFFPALIAVPLVVDLKHKHAKKPGIFVGIMIFAFVACIVIGNYVPPLASFTSGQAARLALVNRFTALGSTIVLAALYTFFEKKYIEEIVTQSNRVINTKTQFLATMGHELRTPLNGIIGIVNLLKQENSATRQAEYISILQNSADHMLQQVNDILDFNKIEAGKLELHPVTINLSNFLLNVCLPFKVLSANSNVEVLAEIDRQLDTLVLADDMRLTQVLNNIFANALKFTGNGYVKLKATCLKKNDKLITVDFVIEDTGIGIDKADQEKIFEGFWQVYHEGTRELTGTGLGLTICNRILQMMGSKLSLESEKGMGSKFSFGLTFSIADAAPLPIPLKPAAGNGDLKLLRVLLAEDNKINMMVAKKALTSFGATVDAAYDGVEALARLEDFPHYDVVLLDLEMPVMNGYEAVFEIKKKYPQVPVIAFTASLVDQKMLADLLASGFNDCILKPFNPQQLSTVIKKHTGIKEGV is encoded by the coding sequence ATGGATAAAATTACCGATAAATACCATCAGCCGGTTAATGCGGACGCTAAGCGCCAGGATCTTTTGTTTGATTTAAAGGAAGTATCCAAACGCACTTACCAGCTGGGGCTTTCGGCCCTGTCGCTGGGGGTGTTTTTGTCGGTTTATGACGCCTTTATCGGCATGTATGTGTCGTCGTTTTTGCTGGCTTGCTTTTGTCTGGCTATTTTAATGTTTGTGGTATTAAAATGGCAGGATGCCATTAAAGACCTTACCATATCCATATTTTCGGTCATCTGCGGGCTGCTGGTGTGCCTGGTGCTGCTTGAAGGCTTGCAAACCGACCAATACCTCTTCTTTTTCCCTGCCCTGATAGCCGTACCGCTGGTTGTCGACCTGAAGCATAAGCACGCCAAAAAGCCTGGCATTTTTGTGGGCATCATGATATTTGCCTTTGTTGCCTGTATTGTTATTGGTAACTACGTACCTCCGCTGGCCAGTTTTACGTCCGGGCAGGCAGCACGGCTGGCCCTGGTTAACCGCTTTACGGCGCTGGGTTCAACCATTGTGCTGGCGGCGTTGTACACGTTTTTCGAAAAAAAGTATATCGAAGAGATAGTTACCCAAAGCAACCGGGTTATTAATACCAAAACCCAGTTCCTGGCCACTATGGGGCACGAGCTGCGCACCCCCTTAAACGGCATCATCGGTATTGTAAACCTGCTGAAACAGGAAAACTCGGCCACGCGCCAGGCCGAGTACATCAGCATCCTCCAAAACTCGGCCGACCATATGCTGCAGCAGGTAAATGATATCCTCGATTTTAACAAGATAGAAGCCGGCAAACTGGAACTGCACCCCGTCACCATCAATTTAAGCAACTTTTTGCTCAATGTATGCCTGCCCTTTAAAGTGCTATCGGCAAACAGCAATGTGGAGGTACTGGCCGAGATTGACCGGCAACTGGATACCCTGGTACTGGCCGACGATATGCGCCTTACGCAGGTGCTCAACAATATTTTTGCCAACGCCCTTAAATTTACCGGCAACGGCTACGTAAAGCTAAAAGCCACCTGCCTTAAAAAAAACGACAAGCTGATAACCGTCGACTTTGTGATTGAAGATACCGGCATCGGCATTGATAAGGCCGACCAGGAAAAGATTTTTGAGGGCTTTTGGCAGGTGTACCACGAAGGCACCCGCGAACTTACCGGCACCGGCCTGGGCCTTACCATTTGCAACCGCATATTGCAGATGATGGGGTCCAAACTATCGCTCGAGAGCGAAAAAGGCATGGGCAGCAAGTTTTCGTTCGGTTTAACGTTTAGCATTGCCGATGCGGCGCCGCTTCCTATACCGCTAAAGCCCGCAGCGGGCAACGGCGACCTTAAATTACTAAGGGTACTACTGGCCGAAGACAACAAAATAAACATGATGGTAGCCAAAAAGGCCCTCACCAGCTTTGGCGCCACGGTTGATGCCGCCTACGACGGCGTGGAAGCCCTGGCCCGGCTGGAAGATTTCCCCCACTATGATGTGGTACTGCTCGACCTGGAAATGCCGGTAATGAACGGTTACGAAGCGGTGTTCGAAATCAAAAAGAAATACCCACAGGTACCCGTCATCGCCTTCACCGCCTCCCTCGTAGACCAAAAAATGCTTGCCGACCTGCTGGCCAGCGGCTTTAACGATTGCATCCTGAAACCCTTCAACCCGCAGCAGCTATCAACCGTTATTAAAAAACATACGGGGATTAAGGAAGGAGTGTAG